The DNA segment AAAATAAAACATAGACACATACAGATTTAAAATAATAAGGCCATTTTTGTGGTCTTAGTTTTATCAGAACTTCTTGATTACCCTCTCTATTTTTGCACTTAATTTTATTTCTTTTGCTATAAATTATTCGAATAAGCACACCAAAAATAGATAAAATACATAAACTTAAAATTAGACCGCCCTCGAAAAATTTCATCAAAAACGAGGGAAGGACTAAATTGCTTATAATTATTACACACATCAATAAAATAACTCGAATTGAATGACTAGACTTATAAGCTTTTTTTATAATTAAATCATCAGCATCCATTTGAGGAATTAAAATAGCCTTCTTTGGTATTAGCCAACTTAAAGCAAAAAGAATAAATCCATAGAAACCTCTATCCATATCTATCAAATAAAATTTTGAATCATATTCTAAAATTTTATAACGTGTATTTTTAAAAATAGGTCTGATTTTTCCAACATTAATCTTCACCACGCCCAATTCATTGGATTAATTGACTCGCCTACATGACTAATCGCCTGACCAACATCTTTTATTCTATCTTTTGACCAACTGACCCCTTCATCAATTTTATCACTAGCCCAATCAATACCAGAATCTAATTTATCCCCAGCCCAGTCTAAGCCGTCTTGAATATGAAGAATATTATTATCATATAAATAATCAAATCCTACACTAACAATAGTACCAACAGCTATACCTCCAAGAACCGCCCATCCACCTGGATTAGATACAAGTAACCCTACACCAACTGTTCCAAGTATACCAGCACCAGTACCTATTCCAGTAGAAATAGTATTGTGCGAAATGGCTTGACCTACAGTTTTTCCTTTATCATTCATATCATCATACATTCCTAGCCCAAATCCAGCAACTACGAAGCCATAACCTAAGGACTTTCCGGCAGTAGAAATATTTTTCCCGTATTTTATCATTTGTGATCCTACACCATTTGGATTAACCATCACGAAGGAATTTACACCATCAGGTCCTTTAATCCCTTCTAAAACGTTAATTATACCAGAAAACCTTTTAATACCAACGCCTAATTGTTCGACAAAGTTTGATAGAACATCATTTTTTATATCTGAAATGATATCATCTTTGTTTTCTTTTAAATAATTAATTAATGAGGCAGGTACTTCATCATCTGGATGATTATTGGCAAATTCTAATAAAAATCTTAAATCATCTTGATTCAAGTCGGGAATCTTATCTAAAATAGTTTTCATTTTCTTGTCCGTGTACATTTTATTTATTTTTTGCGTCCAGGTTAAATCATTCGCAGGCGGAACCACAAAAGTCCCTGTTGAAGAATTCCAAGCTGTTTTTGTTTGAGCAATTCCTTGATTAACGGCTTGCTTCAGACTAGCAATTTCCGAAAAAATACTTGGTGAACTCGCATGAAAGGCGACTAATTTTTGAAGTTTTTCTTCAAGTTCTTTTTTACTTCTTTGATAAACATCAATCAAGGCTTGATTGAGATTGAGTTGCATTCGATGATCAGACTCCGGAAGACGGGATTGTATCAATTGGTTTTGAAGCGCATTCGCTTGATTGATTAGAGCATTTGCTTCTCGAATTTGTTCTTCCAATTCTGATTGTTTGAGATCTCCGCTATCGACTTCACTCTGATAGCGTTCAGGAAATTTCTGGACAGCTTCTTTGGTAGCTTCTGTTAAAAGAATTCCAGCCTGAACAAGGGGCAAAAGAACCGCGTTATAAAAAGCTTTTGCTGAATCATATGCTTTTCCTTTCAGTAAAGGGCTATCTGCTGTAAATTGTTGAATCGCTTGTTGAAGAGCTTCATAGCCCTCTATATGTTGCTGGCAAACTTGACTTGTACTGGTCGCTTGGGCTTTGGATTTTGATACATACATATCTAGACTCATGCTTTCGCCTCCCGTTCGTCTAAGAATGCTTTTCTTTTTTCGTAGGCGACTTCATTGATTTGTTCTTCCAGTTCTCTTTTTTCTTGTTGCAAGACTTCTTCCATGACTTCAAGGTGTTCTTGCGTTGAACGTGAGAGAGAGAAAACCCGTTCTTGCATTTGTTCATGCAAAAAGGCTTGATCATTTTTCCGAAACTGCCAGCTAACCTTCTCCACAAATTGAAGCCCTTGTCGAAAATGGATTTCATAGGCTTCTTGAAGTTGCTGGACAGTTCGTCTTTTTTGTTGGTTTTCGTCTTCTTTTCCCATTAACCGACGTTCCTCTTGCTGCCACTCAGTCCACGTCTTCATGGTATTGGGCCTCCAATCGATGAAAGGCTAGCCCCAATTTCTGCATCTTTTGCAGCAAAAGCCTCCGCGACACTCTGCAAGTTTGTACTTGCCATCGTTAAAGCACTTGCAATCTGAGATACTGCTTCCTTTTCTGCTTGAATTGCCATGTGTGCTTGTGTATTGCCTCCCAATGTCGTCGCTTCATCTTTCATAACGGTTGTTCCTTGTTTCTCAAGGATTGAAACAGCTTGTTGAAGCGCAGTGGCTTTTTCTGTGGCTTGTCCCAAATCACTCGCTACTATGCTCATTCCTCATCCTCTCCTTCTCAATTTTATAAAATAAGCCGTTTATGAGATTCTTATATACAACTTATTCGGTATTAGGATTAAAATCCGAAGTTTTTGTGAAAGTTGTTGATTTTGTTCTTCCACCGCCGTCGCTGTTTTTGAAGTTGTTGTTCAATTTGCTCCATCAAGTTCGCAAACTCCGTCACTTTTGATTTTAATTGATTAAACTGTTTATCAAATCGTACAACAATTGACCTTTCCATTCACTACGAAGCTGTTTTTAGCTTTGGAATAAATGTCATAGTATATGTTCAATATCTCGAGCGTTCGTACCATAAATTTTGGCACAATCCCGTAGCTCAAGCTGGACTCATTCTAATTTGTCCTATTATTTTACTTCATCTCCACCTGTTTTAATTTTTTACAAGTATACAATATCACAAGCTCATTTTCTTTGTCTATGGATATTTTGTGACGCTTACCTATCTTACAGTAATTTTGATCAAATCAGACAATCCGAAAAATTCTAACTATATTGTCTCTACAATCTTTTGAATCTAGTTTTTTCTATTACCATCAATTTCCAGCGTTACTTTTCGCAATCCGTTTACAAAATAATAGATTGGCTTTTTCATTCAATCCCCTACCATTCCCACCAAAAATCTGTATTAACACAGTCTATGAAAGCCTTTTCTAGTTATATAAAAGAAATTTAATTTCTTTGCGATTTTATATTGTATTCATTTTCACAAAGGAGTATGCTGTTCAATGAAGAAAGATTCTAAGAACAAGTTTCTGTTTTTAAGTGAAAAGAAACACAAATGAAGGAGGAAGAAATAATGACAAAAGCATGGGATGGTTTTAAAGGAACCGCATGGCAAGAAAATATTAGTGTAGGACAATTCGTTCAAGATAACTACACTCCTTACGATGGTGATGAAAGCTTTTTAGAAAAAAGCACACCAAGAACAACGAAACTAAATGAAAAAATAAATAAACTTGTAGAAGAAATGGATGCAAAAGGTGGCGTTCTTGATATGGATAACGCTATCGTATCCAATGTTGCTTCTCATAAAGCAGGTTACGTAGACCAAGAAAATGAGGTCATCGTTGGTTTACAAACAGACAAACCTTTCAAACTAGCATTTATGCCAAATGGTGGTCTTAGAACTGCAGAACAATGTTTAACAGACAATGGCTATTCTATAGACCAAGAACTACATGACTTTTATGTAAAAAACCGTTCTACTGCAAATGATGGTATTTTTAGAGCTTATACAGATGATATTAAACGTGCGCGTCACTCGCATATCGTTAGTGGTCTTCCAGATGCCTATTCTCGCGGAAGAATCATCGGCTTATATCAAAAACCAGCTCTTTACGGTGTAGATCGTTTAATCGCCGAAAAACAACAAGACTTGAAAAAAATTGCGATTTCTTCGGACGAAAACATTCGCTTACGTGAAGAAATTTGGTTACAAATCAAAGCACTTAAAGACTTAATCGTTTTAGGTAATGAATATGGTTTAGAACTTGATCGTCCAGCTGAAAATGCTACAGAAGCTGTACAATGGACTTACATGGGTTACCTTGCATCTATCAAACAAGCAAACGGTGCTGCAAGCTCTTTTGGTCGTATTCCAATTTTCCTTGATATTTATATCCAACGTGATTTAGAAAAAGGAATTATCACAGAATTCGATGCGCAAGAATTAATCGAACAATTAACCCTTAAATTAAGAATGGTTCGTTTTGCAAGAACAGATGGTTACAATGAACTTTATGCTTCCAACCCAACATTCGTAACAACTTCTATGGCTGGTATGGGTGCAGACGGTCGTCATCGTGTAACTAAAACAGATTATCGTTTCTTACACTGCCTAGACAACTTAGGAAACTCCGCGGAACCTAACTTAACCGTCCTTTGGGATGCTCGTTTACCTGAAAGTTTTAAAGAATATTGTATGAAAATGAGCGTGAAACATTCCTCTATTCAATATGAAAATGATAAATTAATGCAAGAAGAAGGTTACGGGGATATGCAATGTATCAGCTGTTGTGTTAGTCCACTTAACCCAGAAGCTGACAAAGACAAAGGCGAAACCCACAACCTGCAATATTTTGGTGCTCGTGTTAATGTGCTTAAATGTCTTCTTGGTGCAATCAACGGTGGTAAAGATGATCTTCATAAAAACCAAGTATTCGATGTTGTAGAACCAATTACAACTGAATACCTTGAATACGAAGAAGTACTAGAAAAATTCGATAAATCAATGGATTGGTTAACAGACACATACGTTGATGCTATGAATATTATTCACTTTATGACAGACAAATACAATTACGAAAGCATGCAAATGGCCTTCTTACCATCAAAAGTAACAGCCAACATGGGCTTTGGTATTTGTGGATTCGCTAATGTAGTAGATAGTTTAAGTGCGATTAAGCATGCAAAAGTAAAAACTATTCGTGACGAAGATGGCTTTGTCTATGATTATGAAGTAGAAGGCGACTTCCCTCGTTACGGTGAAAATGATGACCGTGCAGATGATATCGCTGTAATGGTTCTAAAAATGTTCAAAGACAAACTTGACTCCCACAAACTTTACAAAGATAGTGAAGCAACTGTTTCTGTTCTAACAATCACTTCAAACGTTGCTTATTCTAAACAATGTGGTAACTCCCCAGTGCATAAAGGACCTGTATTTGATGAAAATGGAAAAATCGTCAAAGAACCAGAATTCTTCAGTCCTGGAGCTAACCCTTCTAACAAAGCAAAAGGTGGTTTCTTAGATAACCTTGCTAGTCTTTCTAAATTACCGTTCCATTATGCAAATGACGGAATTTCCTTAACTATCCAAGGAGCTCCAAAAATGTTCGGTAAAACAACAGAAGAACAACATCACAATCTCGTTGGTATTCTAGATGGTTACTTTACAAAAGGCGGTCAACATATTAACTTAAATGTTCTTAACCACGACGAAGTAATCGAAAAAATCAAAGCTGGTATTCCAGTAATCTTGCGTATCAGTGGTTACTGCTTAAATACAAAAGACTTAAATGAAGAACAAAAAATGGAACTATGCCAAAGAATGTTCCACGAAAAATTAATCGGTTAATAAGAAAAAGAACCAAATCTGCGAAAAAACAGATTTGGTTCTTTTTTTATGCATTCGATACTTCCGCCGCATAGGCTCCTGCCGTATGTCCAGTCACTAGTGCGCAAGTAATATTATATCCACCCGTATAACCATTGATATCAAGTATTTCCCCACAGAAAAATAATCCTTCCATCAATTTAGACTGCATCTCTTTTGGCTTGATTTCCTTTACAGAAACCCCACCGCCTGTCACAAATGCTTTTTCAAAATCAAGCGTCCCATTTACTTCAAACGTAAAATCTTTTAATAAATGAATAAACTGTTCGATTTTTTTAGGACTTACTTGTTTATATTCAGCTGTTTCATCTAGTTCTGCTTTTTCTAGTAAAAATAACAATAACTTCTCTTGTAAAAGAGCACTTAGCGAATTTTTTAATGCTTTTTTTGGATTTTCCTTTAACATTTTATAAACATCTTTTGCAAGTTCACCAGCTGATACATTCGGGAATAAATCCAGACGCATTTTCACCTTACTAGCACCCGTTTTCTTTAATTCGCGAAGCACAAACATACTACATCTAAGTGCTGCCGGTCCCGATACGCCAAAATGCGTGAAAATCATATCCATTTGATGTGTAATAATCGGTTTTCCTTTTGCATTTAATACCGAAAGTGATACATCTCGGAGCGACGTCCCTTGTAGCACTTTTTGCTTTATAAAAGGTTCACTAGAAGTAATTGGAACTTCTGTCGGATAAAGTTCTGTGATGGTATGTCCCGCTTTTTTTGCCCAAGCATAGCCATCACCTGTCGAACCAGTCCGAGGAACAGATTTACCACCCACTGCAACAATAACAGCACTTGCTGAAATTTCTTGACCATCTTTTAAAGTCACACCTTTGACATGGCCACCCTCGTAATCAACTTGCTTCACCGTCGTTTGCATATAAATTTTTACACCAAGTTTTTCCATCCGTTGAATCATCGCTTCTGCAACAGAACGTGCGCTATTTGATACAGGAAACATTCTTCCATGGTCTTCCTCTTTTAACGCCACACCTAATCTTTCAAAAAAACGAATAATATCTTCATTATCAAACGCATGAAACGCACTATATAAAAAACGACCATTACCAGGAATATGTTTGATGATTTCTTCTGCTGGTCGTCTATTCGTTACATTACAACGTCCACCGCCAGACATAATTAATTTACGCCCTAGCTTTGGACCTTTCTCAATTAACAAAACGCGTTTGTTCTTCTCCGCTGCACTGATCGCTGCCATAAGTCCAGATGGCCCACCACCAATGACAATTACATCATAATCCATTGATTGTCCCGCTCCTTTACTTTATCCGAGTATAAGTATAGCAAGCATTTGGTTCACTGCCAACCCTTTTTCATCAAAAGAAAAGACCTGAGAATTTTCTCAAGTCCTTCGTTCATTCTAATTTCGATTCATATTCGTAAAAATAAGTAATAGTCTTAGAAGTTCCAGTACAGCTACAGCCATTGCAGCAACATAAGTCATTGCAGCGGCACTAAGCACTTTCTTCGCTTGTGGAAGTTCGGATGATGATACTAGACCGCCACTTTCTAATTGAACAAGTGCGCGCTTACTTGCATCGAATTCGACTGGTAATGTTATTAATTGGAAAAGCACCCCTACTGCCATCAAAATAATTCCTAGTAGCATGAAACCTGGAAAATTTGCAAGCATTCCGATAATGAGGAACACCCAAGAAATATTGGAACTAAACATCGTTACAGGAACGAGTGCGGAACGAAATCGCATAAAAGCATAATCTTGTTGATCTTGAATCGCGTGTCCTACTTCATGGGCCGCAACAGCTGCACCGGCGATAGAACGACCGCGGAAGTTAGCTTCAGAGAGGAAAACTGCTTTTTTTCTTGGATCATAATGATCACTTAACATTCCTTTTGTTTCATGAACTGGAACGTTTGTTAAACCATTTGTATCCAAAATATGACGTGCAACCTCGGCACCAGTTAAACCATTCGCTACGCCAACTTTGGAATAATGTGCGTACGTAGTTTTAACTCGATACTGCGCCCAAAGCGGGATGGCAGCAACTATAATAAAATAAATAATATACTGACTAAATGTCATCTAATCATCTTCCTCCTATTACTTTTTTCAAAAAATTTCTCTTACTTATTAGTATAGATGAAGCTGTTCCAAGACTCAAACGCTTTTACTTATCATGAGGAAATTCTAATGTATGATGCCCTTTTTTTATCGTTTTATCATATACAAGCCACAAAACAATAACCGTCAGCCAAAAAGTCGCATAACCAATTTCAGGTAAATATTTTTCTAATCCCATATAAATCGGCATTTGCCCAAATAAATAATCAATGATGTCATTATGAAAGGCCCATACAGCTGCCACCATAAAATGACCAATCCGAAAACGATAAAATGGAGCATAAAGAATACCCTCTACTGCCATAAAACCATGCGTTAAAATAAGCATTACACCTGCCCAAACAATGGTTCCCTGATCAATCATATAAAAAACATTCATGCCAACAGCCCATAAACCATATTTTACTAAACAAACAAATGCGAGCGCCTCCATTAAAGGCCAGTGCTTTTTCCCAAGAAAAGCAACTAATGCTAAAGTGAAAAATAGAATTGCTGTTGGACTATCTGGCACAAACAACCAAAATCGCGGCTCAGTTATTTGTAATTGTGGTAAATACCATATGTATCCGTAAATCGCCCCTAGTAAATTACCAAAAAAAAGTAATCGTAAAAATGCTCGATTTGCGAGTAAGCTATAAAACAAATTCTCCCAACTCCCTAAAAAATCCTAGCTGAGTAACAAAATGAAGCTATATCCCACTTCATTTCATTACCACCTAGGATGTATTTCTTATTCTTCTTTCTTATCCATCTGATGTAAAATACGAACCAACTTATGAAAAACAGCTTCATCACGAGCATCAAGCGCATCATCAATTTGTTGTAATAATTTTCCCCTTGAAAATTGATTAACGGATTGATAAATAAGTGCATCCGCCATTTCTTTTTCCTCATCAGCAAGCTTCAATGCTGTAAAAGGATTGTCTTCACGAACAAGCGCATATTCTGGTGAGCTTAACGCTTCTTCAAAATGAAGTTCAATATATAGCTCCTCGTCCCAGTTTAACCGAATATCGTGAAATGCTTTTTCTGGATCTGTTGTCATAATATTACCTTTGAAAAATAGGAATGGCTCGGATTCAACACCGTGAGCACTAAGTGAAAGTCCTCGCGCACACCCTTCCAAATTATCAACAAAATGAACATATTTTACAATTTGATCATGGCCAGCAATATAATTTAAAACCCACATTGCTTCTCTGGTCTTCATTTGGTGTTTATTTAAAAACCAGCGAATAAAATCTTTCTTCTCATCTATTGAAATGGATGCTTTCATCTTTCCTCAGTCCCTTCCTGCATTCTTTTATTTAATCAAATAAAGATAAAATCTCTGTGTCTTCTGGCTCAAGTGCTAAGTAGTTACGCAAAATTTCTTGTGATTTCTCGTGTTCCCCTTCTTCTCTTAAAAATAAACCATATTCTTTTAAGAAAGTAGGATTACTTGTAAAATGAGGATAAGCCAGTTCATAATTTGCTTTTGCTTTATTATATTGTTCTGTTTCCTGATATGCAACACTTACGTCCCAGAAAATTTGTGGTTCAGAAATAATTTCTTCGCCAAGCCCTTCAACTAATTCAATAACGCCTTCATAATTTTCTTTCGCAAGTAATAATTTATTCAATTGCATAATCGCTTCTGAAAATTCTTCATCAAGCACAATCGCTTGACGATAAAACTCTTCTCCTTCTTCTGGCAAACGAAGTGTCACAGCAAGATTCCCTGCTTCTAAGAACATTTCTTTGTTGAATTCATCTTGTGTTAATCCATCTCGAAGTACCGCAATGGCTTTTTCTGCCTCCCCGTTTTCCTCATAACTTTTTGCTAAATAAGAATAAAGCGTTGTGTAGGACGGGTCATGTTCGCGTAAATGTTCCAATGCATGAATTGCTTTTGTGTAATCTTTTGCCTGATAAGCCGTTAGCCCCATTCCAAAAAGTGTATCCACCGATTCTTTATCTTCTAGCGCACGTTCATAGTAAGTTAACGCTTCTTCAAACGCCCCACTTGCAGCAAAGGCTTCCGCAATACGTTCATATACAGACACAGCACCATTAGAAATAACTGTTAATCCTGCTTCCACAGCCGTTTGGTAAGACTGCACCGCCGAAGCAAATCTAGCTTGTGATAAATAGTATTCTCCTAGAGCAAAATCAATAATTGGCTCATTAGGTGCCATTTGTTTAGCTTCAAGTAATTTCTGCTCACTTACTTCAAACAAACCTTGCATTTGATATAAATCAGCTAAAACGAGCAAACTTTCAATGTATGCTTCATCTTCTTTGTTCACTTTTTCTAAATAATCTTGCGCAGAATCCATATCGTCTTTTTCAAGCGCCACTTCCGCTGCACGGACAAGCAGTTCGCCCTCATCCTTGTATTTCGCTATCAGAAGTTCATATAAATCTTCTGTTTCATCTAAAAATCCGAGTGTAAATAACTCTTCTGCTAAATAATATTGTTCCTCATCAGTCCCCACTTGCACTACTTCATCAAAATACTTCTTTGCAAGTACCATATCTTCATGCTCTAACGCATGTAACATTTTATTAGCTAAATCCAATTCTGCACCTTCTTTATTAATAAGTCGTTTTCCTATTATACCATTTCTTTCCTCATAAGAAAAAGTGATTGCCTCTCTTAAATAAAAAAACAGTGCTAATGTAGTTTTCACATAGCACTGGTAGTTAATTTTATTTTAAAAGAGAGCGAATATCCTCAAAGAATGTGGGATAAGAAACCGAAACCGCTTCTGCTCTGTCTAGTTCCACATCCCCATCTTCTACAAGAAGTGCAGCAATTTGAAGCATCATCCCAATACGATGATCCCCGTAACTCGTTACATTTGCTGCATGGAGAGGTGTTTTTCCACGAATAATTAAGCCGTCTTCAGTGGGTGTAATATCTGCACCCATTTTGTTTAGTTCGGTAGCCACTGCATCAATTCGGTTTGTTTCTTTTACTTTTAGTTCAGCAGCGTCTTTTATGATAGTAGTTCCTTCCGCTTGCGTTGCTAAAAGAGCGATAACCGGAATTTCATCAATTAAACGAGGTATAATATCGCCGCCAATTTCTGTTCCTTTTAATTCGCTAGATTTCACAACCACTGTTCCCGCTAATTTACCAGTACTTCTGCTAGAATCTTTTACAACTAAACTGCCACCCATTTGTTCTACCACATCAAAAATTCCAGTTCTTGTTGGATTTAAACCAACGTGAGTTAGCTCGATTTCACTATTTGGCATGATTAAACCAGCTACGATGAAGAAAGCCGCAGAGGAAACATCTCCTGGAACAGTCATTTCTTGTCCGATAAATTTTTGGCCGCCTTTAACGCGAATTGTTAAGCCATCCATTTCAATCTCACCGCCAAATTGGCGAATCATGTGTTCGGTATGATCACGTGTTTTTTCTTTTTCATGGATAATTGTTTCGCCGTCCGCTTGTAAAGCTGCAAAAATAATGGCGCTTTTCACTTGCGCACTTGCAACAGGCATATGATATTCCACCCGTTTTAAGGATTGTTTCCCTAAAATAGTAATTGGTGCAAATTCAGAACCATCTTTTCCGTGCATCTTTGCGCCCATTTCTTGCAGTGGAAGCATAACACGATTCATTGGCCTTTTTGCAATGGATTCA comes from the Listeria welshimeri serovar 6b str. SLCC5334 genome and includes:
- a CDS encoding ReoY family proteolytic degradation factor, which encodes MKASISIDEKKDFIRWFLNKHQMKTREAMWVLNYIAGHDQIVKYVHFVDNLEGCARGLSLSAHGVESEPFLFFKGNIMTTDPEKAFHDIRLNWDEELYIELHFEEALSSPEYALVREDNPFTALKLADEEKEMADALIYQSVNQFSRGKLLQQIDDALDARDEAVFHKLVRILHQMDKKEE
- a CDS encoding DUF443 family protein is translated as MKINVGKIRPIFKNTRYKILEYDSKFYLIDMDRGFYGFILFALSWLIPKKAILIPQMDADDLIIKKAYKSSHSIRVILLMCVIIISNLVLPSFLMKFFEGGLILSLCILSIFGVLIRIIYSKRNKIKCKNREGNQEVLIKLRPQKWPYYFKSVCVYVLFLAVLVIGAYLFIIVKGYWILSFCYTIVIFIFLLTNYLAYNADEYKIEILEVN
- a CDS encoding DUF1405 domain-containing protein, encoding MFYSLLANRAFLRLLFFGNLLGAIYGYIWYLPQLQITEPRFWLFVPDSPTAILFFTLALVAFLGKKHWPLMEALAFVCLVKYGLWAVGMNVFYMIDQGTIVWAGVMLILTHGFMAVEGILYAPFYRFRIGHFMVAAVWAFHNDIIDYLFGQMPIYMGLEKYLPEIGYATFWLTVIVLWLVYDKTIKKGHHTLEFPHDK
- a CDS encoding zinc metallopeptidase; its protein translation is MTFSQYIIYFIIVAAIPLWAQYRVKTTYAHYSKVGVANGLTGAEVARHILDTNGLTNVPVHETKGMLSDHYDPRKKAVFLSEANFRGRSIAGAAVAAHEVGHAIQDQQDYAFMRFRSALVPVTMFSSNISWVFLIIGMLANFPGFMLLGIILMAVGVLFQLITLPVEFDASKRALVQLESGGLVSSSELPQAKKVLSAAAMTYVAAMAVAVLELLRLLLIFTNMNRN
- a CDS encoding tetratricopeptide repeat protein — protein: MDLANKMLHALEHEDMVLAKKYFDEVVQVGTDEEQYYLAEELFTLGFLDETEDLYELLIAKYKDEGELLVRAAEVALEKDDMDSAQDYLEKVNKEDEAYIESLLVLADLYQMQGLFEVSEQKLLEAKQMAPNEPIIDFALGEYYLSQARFASAVQSYQTAVEAGLTVISNGAVSVYERIAEAFAASGAFEEALTYYERALEDKESVDTLFGMGLTAYQAKDYTKAIHALEHLREHDPSYTTLYSYLAKSYEENGEAEKAIAVLRDGLTQDEFNKEMFLEAGNLAVTLRLPEEGEEFYRQAIVLDEEFSEAIMQLNKLLLAKENYEGVIELVEGLGEEIISEPQIFWDVSVAYQETEQYNKAKANYELAYPHFTSNPTFLKEYGLFLREEGEHEKSQEILRNYLALEPEDTEILSLFD
- the pflB gene encoding formate C-acetyltransferase; translated protein: MTKAWDGFKGTAWQENISVGQFVQDNYTPYDGDESFLEKSTPRTTKLNEKINKLVEEMDAKGGVLDMDNAIVSNVASHKAGYVDQENEVIVGLQTDKPFKLAFMPNGGLRTAEQCLTDNGYSIDQELHDFYVKNRSTANDGIFRAYTDDIKRARHSHIVSGLPDAYSRGRIIGLYQKPALYGVDRLIAEKQQDLKKIAISSDENIRLREEIWLQIKALKDLIVLGNEYGLELDRPAENATEAVQWTYMGYLASIKQANGAASSFGRIPIFLDIYIQRDLEKGIITEFDAQELIEQLTLKLRMVRFARTDGYNELYASNPTFVTTSMAGMGADGRHRVTKTDYRFLHCLDNLGNSAEPNLTVLWDARLPESFKEYCMKMSVKHSSIQYENDKLMQEEGYGDMQCISCCVSPLNPEADKDKGETHNLQYFGARVNVLKCLLGAINGGKDDLHKNQVFDVVEPITTEYLEYEEVLEKFDKSMDWLTDTYVDAMNIIHFMTDKYNYESMQMAFLPSKVTANMGFGICGFANVVDSLSAIKHAKVKTIRDEDGFVYDYEVEGDFPRYGENDDRADDIAVMVLKMFKDKLDSHKLYKDSEATVSVLTITSNVAYSKQCGNSPVHKGPVFDENGKIVKEPEFFSPGANPSNKAKGGFLDNLASLSKLPFHYANDGISLTIQGAPKMFGKTTEEQHHNLVGILDGYFTKGGQHINLNVLNHDEVIEKIKAGIPVILRISGYCLNTKDLNEEQKMELCQRMFHEKLIG
- a CDS encoding DUF3958 family protein — translated: MKTWTEWQQEERRLMGKEDENQQKRRTVQQLQEAYEIHFRQGLQFVEKVSWQFRKNDQAFLHEQMQERVFSLSRSTQEHLEVMEEVLQQEKRELEEQINEVAYEKRKAFLDEREAKA
- the aroA gene encoding 3-phosphoshikimate 1-carboxyvinyltransferase gives rise to the protein MKLITNKQGLVGNITVPGDKSMSHRSIMFGAIAEGKTVIRHFLRADDCLGTIKAFKALGVKIEETDEEIIVHGTGFDGLKQADGPLDIGNSGTTIRLMMGILAGRDFDTVILGDESIAKRPMNRVMLPLQEMGAKMHGKDGSEFAPITILGKQSLKRVEYHMPVASAQVKSAIIFAALQADGETIIHEKEKTRDHTEHMIRQFGGEIEMDGLTIRVKGGQKFIGQEMTVPGDVSSAAFFIVAGLIMPNSEIELTHVGLNPTRTGIFDVVEQMGGSLVVKDSSRSTGKLAGTVVVKSSELKGTEIGGDIIPRLIDEIPVIALLATQAEGTTIIKDAAELKVKETNRIDAVATELNKMGADITPTEDGLIIRGKTPLHAANVTSYGDHRIGMMLQIAALLVEDGDVELDRAEAVSVSYPTFFEDIRSLLK
- a CDS encoding TIGR04197 family type VII secretion effector gives rise to the protein MSIVASDLGQATEKATALQQAVSILEKQGTTVMKDEATTLGGNTQAHMAIQAEKEAVSQIASALTMASTNLQSVAEAFAAKDAEIGASLSSIGGPIP
- a CDS encoding T7SS effector LXG polymorphic toxin; its protein translation is MSLDMYVSKSKAQATSTSQVCQQHIEGYEALQQAIQQFTADSPLLKGKAYDSAKAFYNAVLLPLVQAGILLTEATKEAVQKFPERYQSEVDSGDLKQSELEEQIREANALINQANALQNQLIQSRLPESDHRMQLNLNQALIDVYQRSKKELEEKLQKLVAFHASSPSIFSEIASLKQAVNQGIAQTKTAWNSSTGTFVVPPANDLTWTQKINKMYTDKKMKTILDKIPDLNQDDLRFLLEFANNHPDDEVPASLINYLKENKDDIISDIKNDVLSNFVEQLGVGIKRFSGIINVLEGIKGPDGVNSFVMVNPNGVGSQMIKYGKNISTAGKSLGYGFVVAGFGLGMYDDMNDKGKTVGQAISHNTISTGIGTGAGILGTVGVGLLVSNPGGWAVLGGIAVGTIVSVGFDYLYDNNILHIQDGLDWAGDKLDSGIDWASDKIDEGVSWSKDRIKDVGQAISHVGESINPMNWAW
- a CDS encoding NAD(P)/FAD-dependent oxidoreductase; the protein is MDYDVIVIGGGPSGLMAAISAAEKNKRVLLIEKGPKLGRKLIMSGGGRCNVTNRRPAEEIIKHIPGNGRFLYSAFHAFDNEDIIRFFERLGVALKEEDHGRMFPVSNSARSVAEAMIQRMEKLGVKIYMQTTVKQVDYEGGHVKGVTLKDGQEISASAVIVAVGGKSVPRTGSTGDGYAWAKKAGHTITELYPTEVPITSSEPFIKQKVLQGTSLRDVSLSVLNAKGKPIITHQMDMIFTHFGVSGPAALRCSMFVLRELKKTGASKVKMRLDLFPNVSAGELAKDVYKMLKENPKKALKNSLSALLQEKLLLFLLEKAELDETAEYKQVSPKKIEQFIHLLKDFTFEVNGTLDFEKAFVTGGGVSVKEIKPKEMQSKLMEGLFFCGEILDINGYTGGYNITCALVTGHTAGAYAAEVSNA